The following are encoded in a window of Paramormyrops kingsleyae isolate MSU_618 chromosome 12, PKINGS_0.4, whole genome shotgun sequence genomic DNA:
- the naa15a gene encoding N-alpha-acetyltransferase 15, NatA auxiliary subunit a, whose translation MPTLPPKENALFKRILRCYEHKQYRNGLKFCKQILSNPKFAEHGETLAMKGLTLNCLGKKDEAYDLVRRGLRNDLKSHVCWHVYGLLQRSDKKYDEAIKCYRNALKWDKDNLQILRDLSLLQIQMRDLEGYRETRYQLLQLRPAQRASWIGYAIAYHLLEDYEMAAKIIEEFRKTQQTSPDKVDYEYSELLLYQNQVLREAGLHKEALEHLATYEKQICDKLAVDEMKGDLLIQLDRLDEATEVYRQLLERNPENWSYYRGLEKALKPASVEEKQKMYEDTWDKYPKALVPRRLPLNFLAGEKFRECLDRYLRMNFSKGCPPVFTTLKSLYKDKDKVSIIEELVVGYETSLNSCRMFSQDDDGKEEPPTTLLWVQYFLAQHYDQIGQQSSALEYINTAIDSTPTLIELFLIKAKIYKHAGNIREAVRWMDEAQALDTADRFINSKCAKYMLKAGMVKEAEEMCSKFTREGASAVENLNEMQCMWFQTECALAYKAMNKYGEALKKCHEIERHFVEITDDQFDFHTYCMRKMTLRSYVDLLKLEDVLRMHPFYYKASRTAIEIYIALHDHPLTDENKELAADTANLSDKELKKMRNKQRRAQKKAQLEEEKKNAEKEKQLKNQKKKKEDDDEEIGGPKEELIPEKLARVDNPLEEAVKFLTPLKTLVKNKIETHLLAFEIYFRKEKFLLMLQSVKRAFSIDKDHPWLHQCVVRFFKAVSESKGLAVPVSTVLKREISQLFGESNPKRFNEASLNKHSDSISHRLAAAKMMFYLDSSTEKKAIELAIALDESLSNRTIQICTDVLANLRDGSLGDGKPVAEAYRTDCHKIFPYALAFMPPGYEENMKIAVNGDACGEPEELANDM comes from the exons ATGCCAACTCTGCCGCCTAAGGAGAACGCTCTCTTTAAGAGGATCCTG AGATGCTACGAACACAAGCAGTACAGAAATGGCCTGAAATTCTGCAAACAGATCCTCTCTAACCCTAAGTTCGCCGAACATGGAG AAACATTAGCGATGAAGGGACTGACGCTGAACTGCTTGGGAAAGAAGGACGAAGCGTACGACCTGGTCCGGCGGGGTCTGCGCAACGACCTCAAGAGTCATGTCT GCTGGCACGTGTACGGCTTGCTTCAGAGGTCAGACAAGAAGTACGACGAGGCCATCAAATGCTACAGAAATGCACTGAAGTGGGACAAGGACAATCTCCAGATCCTGAGGGACCTGTCGCTGCTGCAGATCCAGATGCGGGACCTGGAGGGCTACAGG GAAACCAGGTACCAGCTGCTTCAGCTCAGGCCTGCTCAGCGGGCCTCGTGGATTGGCTATGCAATAGCATATCACCTGCTGGAGGACTACGAGATGGCCGCGAAGATCATAGAGGAATTCCGCAAGACGCAACAG ACTTCTCCGGATAAGGTAGACTACGAGTATAGTGAGCTTCTGCTGTACCAGAACCAGGTCCTCAGAGAAGCAGGACTGCACAAAGAAGCCCTCGAGCACCTCGCCACATACGAGAAGCAGATTTGTGACAAGTTGGCCGTCGACGAGATGAAAG GGGATCTGCTGATCCAACTGGACCGTCTGGACGAGGCTACTGAGGTATACCGACAGCTGCTGGAAAGGAACCCCGAGAACTGGTCCTACTATCGCGGCTTGGAGAAGGCACTAAAACCGG CCAGTGTCGAggagaaacaaaaaatgtatgaagACACATGGGATAAATACCCCAAAGCACTAGTGCCAAGAAGACTTCCGCTCAACTTCCTAGCAG GTGAAAAGTTTAGGGAATGTTTGGACCGATATCTAAGAATGAACTTCAGTAAGGGCTGTCCTCCTGTTTTCACCACACTGAAGTCCCTTTATAAAGACAAGGATAAG GTGTCAATAATCGAAGAATTAGTTGTTGGTTATGAAACATCTTTAAATAGCTGCCGTATGTTCAGTCAGGATG ACGACGGGAAGGAGGAGCCACCCACCACGCTGCTTTGGGTTCAGTACTTTCTGGCTCAGCACTACGACCAGATCGGCCAGCAGAGTTCGGCCCTGGAGTATATTAACACCGCCATCGATAGCACGCCCACGCTCATTGAGCTCTTCCTCATCAAAGCCAAAATCTACAAG CACGCCGGTAACATCCGTGAGGCCGTGCGGTGGATGGACGAGGCCCAGGCTCTGGACACGGCCGACCGCTTCATCAACTCCAAGTGCGCCAAGTACATGCTGAAGGCGGGCATGGTGAAGGAGGCAGAGGAAATGTGCTCCAAGTTCACGCGG GAGGGCGCATCTGCCGTGGAGAACCTGAATGAGATGCAGTGCATGTGGTTCCAGACTGAGTGTGCGCTGGCCTACAAGGCCATGAACAAGTACGGCGAGGCGCTCAAGAAGTGCCACGAGATCGAGAGG CACTTCGTGGAGATCACGGATGACCAGTTTGACTTCCACACATACTGCATGAGGAAGATGACCCTACGCTCCTATGTGGACCTGCTGAAGCTGGAGGACGTGCTCCGCATGCACCCATTTTACTACAAGGCCTCGCGGACGGCCATCGAGATTTACATCGCCCTGCACGACCACCCGCTGACCGACGAGAACAAGGAGCTGGCAGCCGACACAG cgAACCTTTCGGACAAGGAGCTCAAGAAGATGCGGAACAAGCAGAGGCGAGCGCAGAAGAAGgcgcagctggaggaggagaagaagaacGCGGAGAAGGAGAAACAGCTGAAGAaccagaagaagaagaaggaggaCGACGACGAGGAGATCGGCGGCCCCAAGGAGGAGCTCATCCCTGAGAAACTGGCTAGG GTAGACAATCCACTGGAGGAAGCAGTGAAGTTCCTTACTCCGCTGAAAACTCTGGTGAAGAATAAAATAGAGACGCATCTCCTGGCATTTGAGATCTACTTCAGAAAAG AGAAGTTCCTGTTGATGTTGCAGTCCGTGAAAAGAGCTTTCTCCATCGATAAAGACCATCCGTGGCTCCACCAGTGTGTCGTCCGCTTCTTCAAAGCAG TTTCTGAGAGCAAGGGTCTGGCGGTGCCGGTGAGCACCGTGCTGAAGCGGGAGATCTCCCAGCTGTTCGGCGAGAGCAACCCCAAGCGTTTCAACGAGGCGTCCCTCAACAAGCACTCTGACTCCATCTCACACAGGCTGGCAG CTGCCAAAATGATGTTCTACCTGGACTCGTCGACGGAGAAGAAGGCCATCGAGCTGGCCATCGCCCTGGACGAGTCGCTCAGCAACCGGACCATTCAG ATCTGCACGGACGTGCTGGCGAACCTCCGCGATGGCAGCCTGGGTGACGGCAAGCCGGTGGCGGAGGCCTACAGGACGGACTGTCACAAGATCTTCCCTTACGCCCTGGCCTTCATGCCGCCCGGCTACGAGGAGAACATGAAGATCGCCGTGAATGGCGACGCGTGCGGAGAGCCCGAGGAGCTGGCCAATGATATGTGA
- the ugl gene encoding malate synthase-like isoform X2: MAELVSTFEEEVEQILNQRIARKVHLNLTGELPKFSEDTAHIHSDKSWRVHPVPKRLQRRHVDIGDLAPCDTERFKQGLSSPAQGIQVDFDDGNCPTYYNQIKGLCNVYKVVHNQFADVPPISQAPLLMLRPRAWNMVEHNMMVNGKEVPGPLFDFGLLMFHNGQLLFQNDSGPFFYLSKIECYKEARLWNKIFLWTEEKLGLPFGCIKATVLIENILATFEMEEILYEMREHSAGLNCGIWDYSASFVNKFGHRPAFLLPDRSKYVNMEKRFLKSYMDLLVQTCHRRGALATGGMAAQLLPPQGKDSALYRRVLATVTRLKLLEIRAGVDGFMVYDLDLIEPMQRLFQMHTSGENQLLEIRDDLSVTPADLVTMPAGGVTLYGLKYNISVGILFIEAWLTGRGHFFYQGQVEDSATAEISRSQVWQWIRHRARLEDDERVVTRALVKSLAQEVLGELKVHPRRDVRGTETLLTAVHMFLEVVQKSQFPEFLTTYLNLDHTFLSSQNTRPQLETTDRLKHKL, from the exons ATGGCGGAGCTGGTTTCCACTTTCGAGGAGGAGGTTGAGCAG ATACTCAATCAAAGAATCGCGAGAAAGGTCCACCTCAACTTGACGGGGGAGTTGCCAAAGTTCTCTGAGGACACCGCTCACATCCATAGTGACAAGTCGTGGAGGGTCCATCCCGTACCCAAGCGCCTGCAAAGGAGACACGTGGACATAGGGGACCTGGCACCGTGTGACACAGAACGTTTCAAACAGGGCCTGAGCTCCCCGGCACAGGGAATCCAG GTTGACTTTGACGATGGAAATTGTCCCACATACTACAATCAGATCAAAGGCCTTTGCAATGTATACAAGGTAGTGCACAATCAATTTGCTG ATGTTCCTCCTATATCTCAGGCTCCGCTGCTCATGCTTCGACCACGTGCCTGGAACATGGTGGAGCACAACATGATG GTCAATGGGAAGGAGGTCCCTGGGCCACTGTTTGACTTTGGCCTCTTGATGTTCCACAACGGGCAGCTGCTCTTCCAGAATGACAGCGGGCCATTTTTTTACCTGTCGAAG ATTGAATGCTACAAAGAGGCACGACTTTGGAACAAAATATTCCTCTGGACAGAAGAGAAG CTGGGCCTGCCGTTTGGCTGCATCAAGGCCACCGTCTTGATAGAGAACATCCTGGCCACATTTGAGATGGAGGAGATCCTGTATGAAATGCGGGAACACTCTGCAGGCCTCAACTGCGGGATCTGGGATTACTCAGCGTCATTTGTCAACAAGTTTG GTCACAGACCAGCCTTCCTGCTTCCGGACCGCAGCAAATACGTGAACATGGAAAAGCGGTTCCTGAAGAGCTACATGGACCTGCTGGTTCAGACGTGCCACCGACGGGGGGCTTTGGCCACCGGGGGCATGGCAGCGCAGCTGCTGCCGCCACAAGGGAAAGACAGCGCCCTCTACAGGAGGGTCCTGGCCACTGTCACCAG ATTAAAGTTACTGGAAATCCGAGCTGGAGTGGATGGTTTTATGGTCTATGACCTGGATTTGATTGAACCAATGCAAAGA CTGTTCCAGATGCACACCAGCGGGGAGAATCAGTTACTGGAGATCCGGGATGACCTCTCAGTGACCCCTGCTGATCTAGTCACCATGCCGGCG GGTGGGGTTACCCTCTACGGACTGAAATACAACATTTCTGTAGGAATCCTGTTTATTGAGGCTTGGCTAACAG GCCGAGGGCATTTCTTCTACCAGGGTCAAGTGGAAGATTCAGCCACTGCGGAAATCTCTAGATCCCAG GTGTGGCAGTGGATCAGGCACCGGGCCAGACTGGAGGATGACGAGAGGGTGGTGACCAGGGCTTTGGTGAAGAGCCTGGCCCAAGAGGTGCTTGGGGAACTGAAGGTCCACCCAAGACGTGATGTCAG AGGCACGGAAACGTTACTCACTGCTGTACACATGTTCCTGGAGGTGGTTCAGAAGAGCCAGTTTCCCGAGTTTCTCACCACTTACCTTAACCTGGACCACACGTTCCTTAGCTCTCAGAACACGCGTCCACAGCTGGAGACGACGGACCGCCTGAAACACAAGCTGTAA
- the ugl gene encoding malate synthase-like isoform X1: MVKHKLWSFPKSCTCSSESSSGMAALRAVELELPPQELKEEFDILLNAQSLLFMAELVSTFEEEVEQILNQRIARKVHLNLTGELPKFSEDTAHIHSDKSWRVHPVPKRLQRRHVDIGDLAPCDTERFKQGLSSPAQGIQVDFDDGNCPTYYNQIKGLCNVYKVVHNQFADVPPISQAPLLMLRPRAWNMVEHNMMVNGKEVPGPLFDFGLLMFHNGQLLFQNDSGPFFYLSKIECYKEARLWNKIFLWTEEKLGLPFGCIKATVLIENILATFEMEEILYEMREHSAGLNCGIWDYSASFVNKFGHRPAFLLPDRSKYVNMEKRFLKSYMDLLVQTCHRRGALATGGMAAQLLPPQGKDSALYRRVLATVTRLKLLEIRAGVDGFMVYDLDLIEPMQRLFQMHTSGENQLLEIRDDLSVTPADLVTMPAGGVTLYGLKYNISVGILFIEAWLTGRGHFFYQGQVEDSATAEISRSQVWQWIRHRARLEDDERVVTRALVKSLAQEVLGELKVHPRRDVRGTETLLTAVHMFLEVVQKSQFPEFLTTYLNLDHTFLSSQNTRPQLETTDRLKHKL, encoded by the exons ATGGTTAAACATAAGCTCTGGTCATTTCCAAAGTCCTGTACCTGCTCCTCCGAGTCGTCCAGTGGAATGGCT GCACTTAGGGCAGTGGAATTGGAACTTCCACCTCAAGAACTAAAAGAGGAGTTTGACATCCTCCTCAATGCCCAGTCACTGCTCTTCATGGCGGAGCTGGTTTCCACTTTCGAGGAGGAGGTTGAGCAG ATACTCAATCAAAGAATCGCGAGAAAGGTCCACCTCAACTTGACGGGGGAGTTGCCAAAGTTCTCTGAGGACACCGCTCACATCCATAGTGACAAGTCGTGGAGGGTCCATCCCGTACCCAAGCGCCTGCAAAGGAGACACGTGGACATAGGGGACCTGGCACCGTGTGACACAGAACGTTTCAAACAGGGCCTGAGCTCCCCGGCACAGGGAATCCAG GTTGACTTTGACGATGGAAATTGTCCCACATACTACAATCAGATCAAAGGCCTTTGCAATGTATACAAGGTAGTGCACAATCAATTTGCTG ATGTTCCTCCTATATCTCAGGCTCCGCTGCTCATGCTTCGACCACGTGCCTGGAACATGGTGGAGCACAACATGATG GTCAATGGGAAGGAGGTCCCTGGGCCACTGTTTGACTTTGGCCTCTTGATGTTCCACAACGGGCAGCTGCTCTTCCAGAATGACAGCGGGCCATTTTTTTACCTGTCGAAG ATTGAATGCTACAAAGAGGCACGACTTTGGAACAAAATATTCCTCTGGACAGAAGAGAAG CTGGGCCTGCCGTTTGGCTGCATCAAGGCCACCGTCTTGATAGAGAACATCCTGGCCACATTTGAGATGGAGGAGATCCTGTATGAAATGCGGGAACACTCTGCAGGCCTCAACTGCGGGATCTGGGATTACTCAGCGTCATTTGTCAACAAGTTTG GTCACAGACCAGCCTTCCTGCTTCCGGACCGCAGCAAATACGTGAACATGGAAAAGCGGTTCCTGAAGAGCTACATGGACCTGCTGGTTCAGACGTGCCACCGACGGGGGGCTTTGGCCACCGGGGGCATGGCAGCGCAGCTGCTGCCGCCACAAGGGAAAGACAGCGCCCTCTACAGGAGGGTCCTGGCCACTGTCACCAG ATTAAAGTTACTGGAAATCCGAGCTGGAGTGGATGGTTTTATGGTCTATGACCTGGATTTGATTGAACCAATGCAAAGA CTGTTCCAGATGCACACCAGCGGGGAGAATCAGTTACTGGAGATCCGGGATGACCTCTCAGTGACCCCTGCTGATCTAGTCACCATGCCGGCG GGTGGGGTTACCCTCTACGGACTGAAATACAACATTTCTGTAGGAATCCTGTTTATTGAGGCTTGGCTAACAG GCCGAGGGCATTTCTTCTACCAGGGTCAAGTGGAAGATTCAGCCACTGCGGAAATCTCTAGATCCCAG GTGTGGCAGTGGATCAGGCACCGGGCCAGACTGGAGGATGACGAGAGGGTGGTGACCAGGGCTTTGGTGAAGAGCCTGGCCCAAGAGGTGCTTGGGGAACTGAAGGTCCACCCAAGACGTGATGTCAG AGGCACGGAAACGTTACTCACTGCTGTACACATGTTCCTGGAGGTGGTTCAGAAGAGCCAGTTTCCCGAGTTTCTCACCACTTACCTTAACCTGGACCACACGTTCCTTAGCTCTCAGAACACGCGTCCACAGCTGGAGACGACGGACCGCCTGAAACACAAGCTGTAA
- the rab33ba gene encoding RAB33B, member RAS oncogene family a, which translates to MSETESSLDLTTSLSGTFPQLRSRIFKIIVIGDSGVGKTCLTYRLWTGRFPEKTEATIGVDFREKVIEIEGEKIKIQLWDTAGQERFRKSMVQHYYRNAHAVFFVYDVTNAASFHSLPIWMEECRRHSRGQEVPRILIGNKRDLRSSARVGAELARKFAEAHRMPFFETSAKSPQGYDCMETILITVAQGLKNQKPLLLSQPSTKQSIPSPKRGSCSC; encoded by the exons ATGTCAGAGACGGAGTCATCCCTCGATCTGACCACATCGCTGTCCGGAACGTTTCCGCAGCTCCGATCTCGGATCTTCAAAATCATAGTGATTGGGGACTCCGGGGTGGGAAAGACATGCCTCACCTACAGGCTGTGGACCGGCAGGTTCCCGGAGAAAACCGAAGCCACCATCGGGGTCGATTTTCGGGAGAAAGTGATCGAAATCGAAGGAGAGAAAATCAAG ATCCAGCTGTGGGACACGGCGGGCCAGGAGCGCTTCCGGAAGAGCATGGTGCAGCATTATTACCGCAACGCCCACGCCGTCTTCTTCGTCTATGACGTCACCAATGCTGCCAGCTTCCACAGCCTGCCCATCTGGATGGAGGAGTGTCGACGGCACTCGCGGGGCCAGGAGGTGCCACGCATCCTCATCGGCAACAAGCGGGACCTCCGCAGCTCCGCCCGCGTTGGCGCCGAGCTGGCCAGGAAGTTTGCGGAGGCCCACCGCATGCCCTTCTTCGAGACGTCAGCCAAGAGCCCTCAGGGCTATGACTGCATGGAGACCATCCTCATCACAGTAGCGCAAGGACTCAAGAACCAGAAGCCATTGTTGCTAAGCCAACCATCTACCAAACAGAGCATCCCCTCACCAAAGAGAGGCTCCTGTAGTTGTTGA
- the LOC111847326 gene encoding uncharacterized protein isoform X1, with amino-acid sequence MLRSCVGLKEGREVMDRYRYFMFNQRRMVVLGILQVACAGLCVVCGFIDAAFRKSTALSSTRAPMWAGMVMAVPGVLALFSSQKKNPILVNAMIAASVFSCFTTLIVAVYAVLTLSYGEDDDELFHPSHVGIPKAKFILSRMVKGANGTMLLSCCGSILLSVLISLVGCRSLPFCGCYDSSTGLETLVPQDEPNPQAELICTWQAGGDDRLFNSPVQPSDKDAEEEAGPAKAPPYIRLTS; translated from the exons ATGCTACGATCCTGTGTCGGTCTGAAGGAGGGACGCGAAGTCATGGACCGGTACAGGTACTTCATGTTCAACCAGCGCCGTATGGTGGTGCTGGGCATCCTGCAGGTGGCCTGTGCGGGTCTCTGCGTGGTCTGCGGGTTCATCGACGCCGCCTTCCGGAAAAGCACAGCCCTGAGCAGCACGCGGGCTCCGATGTGGGCAGGCATG GTAATGGCAGTACCGGGAGTTCTGGCACTATTCTCCTCCCAGAAAAAGAACCCCATATTG GTGAACGCCATGATCGCCGCCTCCGTCTTCTCCTGCTTCACCACCCTCATCGTGGCCGTCTACGCCGTGCTGACCCTGAGCTACGGGGAAGACGATGACGAGCTCTTCCACCCCAGCCACGTGGGCATCCCCAAAGCG AAGTTCATCCTGAGCCGGATGGTGAAGGGAGCGAACGGCACGatgctgctctcctgctgtggAAGCATCCTGCTGTCTGTGCTAATCTCCCTGGTGGGCTGCCGCAGCCTCCCCTTCTGTGGCTGCTATGACAGCAGCACAGGACtg GAGACACTGGTTCCCCAAGATGAGCCAAACCCACAGGCAGAGCTGATCTGCACCTGGCAAG CAGGTGGAGACGACAGGCTGTTTAATTCCCCCGTGCAGCCCTCTGATAAGGATGCTGAAGAGGAGGCGGGGCCTGCCAAAGCCCCGCCCTACATCAGATTGACCTCATAG
- the LOC111847326 gene encoding uncharacterized protein isoform X2 → MLRSCVGLKEGREVMDRYRYFMFNQRRMVVLGILQVACAGLCVVCGFIDAAFRKSTALSSTRAPMWAGMVMAVPGVLALFSSQKKNPILVNAMIAASVFSCFTTLIVAVYAVLTLSYGEDDDELFHPSHVGIPKAKFILSRMVKGANGTMLLSCCGSILLSVLISLVGCRSLPFCGCYDSSTGLETLVPQDEPNPQAELICTWQGGDDRLFNSPVQPSDKDAEEEAGPAKAPPYIRLTS, encoded by the exons ATGCTACGATCCTGTGTCGGTCTGAAGGAGGGACGCGAAGTCATGGACCGGTACAGGTACTTCATGTTCAACCAGCGCCGTATGGTGGTGCTGGGCATCCTGCAGGTGGCCTGTGCGGGTCTCTGCGTGGTCTGCGGGTTCATCGACGCCGCCTTCCGGAAAAGCACAGCCCTGAGCAGCACGCGGGCTCCGATGTGGGCAGGCATG GTAATGGCAGTACCGGGAGTTCTGGCACTATTCTCCTCCCAGAAAAAGAACCCCATATTG GTGAACGCCATGATCGCCGCCTCCGTCTTCTCCTGCTTCACCACCCTCATCGTGGCCGTCTACGCCGTGCTGACCCTGAGCTACGGGGAAGACGATGACGAGCTCTTCCACCCCAGCCACGTGGGCATCCCCAAAGCG AAGTTCATCCTGAGCCGGATGGTGAAGGGAGCGAACGGCACGatgctgctctcctgctgtggAAGCATCCTGCTGTCTGTGCTAATCTCCCTGGTGGGCTGCCGCAGCCTCCCCTTCTGTGGCTGCTATGACAGCAGCACAGGACtg GAGACACTGGTTCCCCAAGATGAGCCAAACCCACAGGCAGAGCTGATCTGCACCTGGCAAG GTGGAGACGACAGGCTGTTTAATTCCCCCGTGCAGCCCTCTGATAAGGATGCTGAAGAGGAGGCGGGGCCTGCCAAAGCCCCGCCCTACATCAGATTGACCTCATAG
- the LOC111847326 gene encoding uncharacterized protein isoform X4, with the protein MDRYRYFMFNQRRMVVLGILQVACAGLCVVCGFIDAAFRKSTALSSTRAPMWAGMVMAVPGVLALFSSQKKNPILVNAMIAASVFSCFTTLIVAVYAVLTLSYGEDDDELFHPSHVGIPKAKFILSRMVKGANGTMLLSCCGSILLSVLISLVGCRSLPFCGCYDSSTGLETLVPQDEPNPQAELICTWQAGGDDRLFNSPVQPSDKDAEEEAGPAKAPPYIRLTS; encoded by the exons ATGGACCGGTACAGGTACTTCATGTTCAACCAGCGCCGTATGGTGGTGCTGGGCATCCTGCAGGTGGCCTGTGCGGGTCTCTGCGTGGTCTGCGGGTTCATCGACGCCGCCTTCCGGAAAAGCACAGCCCTGAGCAGCACGCGGGCTCCGATGTGGGCAGGCATG GTAATGGCAGTACCGGGAGTTCTGGCACTATTCTCCTCCCAGAAAAAGAACCCCATATTG GTGAACGCCATGATCGCCGCCTCCGTCTTCTCCTGCTTCACCACCCTCATCGTGGCCGTCTACGCCGTGCTGACCCTGAGCTACGGGGAAGACGATGACGAGCTCTTCCACCCCAGCCACGTGGGCATCCCCAAAGCG AAGTTCATCCTGAGCCGGATGGTGAAGGGAGCGAACGGCACGatgctgctctcctgctgtggAAGCATCCTGCTGTCTGTGCTAATCTCCCTGGTGGGCTGCCGCAGCCTCCCCTTCTGTGGCTGCTATGACAGCAGCACAGGACtg GAGACACTGGTTCCCCAAGATGAGCCAAACCCACAGGCAGAGCTGATCTGCACCTGGCAAG CAGGTGGAGACGACAGGCTGTTTAATTCCCCCGTGCAGCCCTCTGATAAGGATGCTGAAGAGGAGGCGGGGCCTGCCAAAGCCCCGCCCTACATCAGATTGACCTCATAG
- the LOC111847326 gene encoding uncharacterized protein isoform X3: protein MEGREVMDRYRYFMFNQRRMVVLGILQVACAGLCVVCGFIDAAFRKSTALSSTRAPMWAGMVMAVPGVLALFSSQKKNPILVNAMIAASVFSCFTTLIVAVYAVLTLSYGEDDDELFHPSHVGIPKAKFILSRMVKGANGTMLLSCCGSILLSVLISLVGCRSLPFCGCYDSSTGLETLVPQDEPNPQAELICTWQAGGDDRLFNSPVQPSDKDAEEEAGPAKAPPYIRLTS, encoded by the exons ATG GAGGGACGCGAAGTCATGGACCGGTACAGGTACTTCATGTTCAACCAGCGCCGTATGGTGGTGCTGGGCATCCTGCAGGTGGCCTGTGCGGGTCTCTGCGTGGTCTGCGGGTTCATCGACGCCGCCTTCCGGAAAAGCACAGCCCTGAGCAGCACGCGGGCTCCGATGTGGGCAGGCATG GTAATGGCAGTACCGGGAGTTCTGGCACTATTCTCCTCCCAGAAAAAGAACCCCATATTG GTGAACGCCATGATCGCCGCCTCCGTCTTCTCCTGCTTCACCACCCTCATCGTGGCCGTCTACGCCGTGCTGACCCTGAGCTACGGGGAAGACGATGACGAGCTCTTCCACCCCAGCCACGTGGGCATCCCCAAAGCG AAGTTCATCCTGAGCCGGATGGTGAAGGGAGCGAACGGCACGatgctgctctcctgctgtggAAGCATCCTGCTGTCTGTGCTAATCTCCCTGGTGGGCTGCCGCAGCCTCCCCTTCTGTGGCTGCTATGACAGCAGCACAGGACtg GAGACACTGGTTCCCCAAGATGAGCCAAACCCACAGGCAGAGCTGATCTGCACCTGGCAAG CAGGTGGAGACGACAGGCTGTTTAATTCCCCCGTGCAGCCCTCTGATAAGGATGCTGAAGAGGAGGCGGGGCCTGCCAAAGCCCCGCCCTACATCAGATTGACCTCATAG